The Euphorbia lathyris chromosome 3, ddEupLath1.1, whole genome shotgun sequence genome contains a region encoding:
- the LOC136221813 gene encoding monofunctional riboflavin biosynthesis protein RIBA 3, chloroplastic: MDSCLFPHLSSSHIFINSRFHRVFTAPHGSGIGLLRQKLLISSSTCLAMRVTGNMFDQNGSFGSVDAEINSETIDFFVSDAEGDPDCPSPGYSSIDQALSTLRQGKFVIVVDDENGEIEGNLVMAASLTSTKHVAFMIKHGSGIVSVGMKDEHLTRLKLPLMSPETEDEDSSAPTFTITVDAKSGTSTGVSAADRAKTVVSLASGEAKAEDFRRPGHVFPLKYRKGGVLRRAGHTEASVDLVMLAGLPPFSMLSAVVDPEDGSMASLPALRKLGLDHTIPLVSITDLIRYRRKRETLVERRAVSRLPTTKWGDFEAYCYTSKLDGTEHIAVVKGEIGDGEDVLVRVHSECLTGDIFGSGRCDCGNQLDLAMELINKKGRGVVVYLRGHEGRGIGLGHKLRAYNLQDEGHDTVDANIELGLAVDAREYGIGAQILRDIGVRTMRLMTNNPAKFTGLKGYGLAVIGRVPVLTAITEENKRYLETKRVKMGHIYASDIQKNQ, encoded by the exons ATGGACTCTTGCTTGTTTCCTCACCTTTCTTCTTCCCATATCTTCATCAATTCAAG ATTTCACCGGGTTTTTACAGCTCCCCATGGTTCAGGAATTGGGTTATTGAGACAAAAGCTGTTGATTTCAAGTTCAACATGTTTGGCAATGAGAGTCACTGGAAATATGTTTGATCAAAATGGTTCATTTGGGAGTGTTGATGCTGAAATTAATAGTGAAACTATTGATTTCTTTGTTAGTGATGCTGAAGGTGATCCTGATTGCCCATCTCCTGGCTACTCTTCAATTGATCAGGCTCTCAGTACTCTACGCCAAGGAAAG TTTGTGATAGTTGTAGATGATGAAAATGGAGAAATAGAAGGAAATCTAGTAATGGCAGCATCTCTAACAAGTACAAAGCATGTTGCATTTATGATTAAACATGGATCAGGCATTGTTTCTGTTGGAATGAAAGATGAACATCTTACAAGGCTAAAGCTTCCATTAATGTCACCAGAGACTGAAGATGAAGACTCTTCAGCCCCAACATTTACCATCACTGTG GATGCGAAGAGTGGGACATCAACGGGAGTATCGGCAGCGGACAGGGCGAAGACTGTGGTTAGTCTGGCGAGTGGGGAAGCGAAGGCCGAAGATTTTAGAAGGCCAGGGCATGTTTTTCCACTGAAGTATCGGAAGGGTGGGGTTTTGAGGAGAGCTGGACATACTGAAGCTTCTGTTGATTTGGTAATGTTGGCTGGTTTGCCACCATTTTCTATGCTTTCTGCTGTGGTTGATCCGGAGGATGGTTCTATGGCTTCTCTTCCTGCTTTGAGAAAGTTGGGATTGGATCATACCATACCACTTGTCTCAATAACTGATTTGATCAG ATACCGGAGAAAGAGGGAAACATTAGTAGAAAGAAGAGCAGTATCCCGTCTACCAACAACAAAATGGGGCGACTTCGAAGCATACTGCTACACTTCAAAACTGGACGGAACAGAGCACATAGCAGTAGTAAAGGGGGAAATCGGAGACGGAGAAGACGTACTAGTAAGAGTACATTCAGAATGTTTaacaggagacatattcgggtCAGGCCGATGCGATTGCGGCAACCAATTAGATCTAGCAATGgaattgataaataaaaaaggaagagGAGTAGTAGTTTATCTGAGAGGACATGAAGGAAGAGGAATAGGACTCGGACATAAACTTAGAGCATATAATTTACAGGATGAAGGTCATGATACTGTTGATGCTAATATTGAACTCGGTTTAGCTGTTGATGCTCGTGAGTATGGGATTGGTGCACAGATTTTGAGGGACATTGGGGTACGGACTATGAGGCTGATGACGAATAATCCGGCGAAGTTTACTGGGTTGAAAGGGTATGGATTGGCTGTGATTGGAAGAGTTCCGGTTTTGACAGCAATTACTGAAGAAAATAAGAGGTATTTGGAAACTAAACGTGTTAAAATGGGTCATATTTATGCTTCTGATATTCAGAAGAATCAATGA